One genomic segment of Brevibacillus laterosporus LMG 15441 includes these proteins:
- a CDS encoding patatin-like phospholipase family protein has translation MTDKKRPTIGLALGAGGARGLAHIGILKVLEEHDIAVDFIAGSSMGSLVGAFYANGIRPDMMEKLAINLKRKHWLDLVVPHMGLVAGQKIKEIIRLLTHGKNIEELQIPLAIVATDIETGERVVFTEGPVDIAVRSSIAMPGIFVPEQVNGRMLVDGGVIDRVPITVAKEMGADLVLAIDVANFDTRMKVSSIFDVIAQTIDVMEREILRHRMLSADLVIRPEVGHIGSLSFTQIESIVELGEIAARKHIDQIKEMIKNWEETDAKRKSIERGIKTN, from the coding sequence ATGACAGACAAGAAACGACCAACCATTGGTTTAGCACTTGGAGCGGGTGGTGCCCGTGGATTGGCTCATATCGGTATTCTAAAGGTACTTGAAGAGCATGATATTGCTGTTGATTTTATAGCAGGAAGCAGTATGGGGAGCTTGGTAGGGGCCTTTTATGCAAATGGAATTCGACCAGACATGATGGAGAAATTGGCAATAAATTTAAAGCGCAAGCACTGGTTAGATTTAGTGGTCCCTCATATGGGATTGGTAGCCGGTCAAAAGATAAAAGAAATCATCCGCTTATTAACACATGGCAAAAATATTGAAGAACTACAAATTCCCTTAGCAATTGTAGCAACTGATATAGAGACGGGAGAACGAGTTGTTTTTACAGAGGGACCTGTAGATATCGCTGTGCGTTCCAGTATTGCTATGCCAGGAATTTTTGTGCCAGAGCAGGTAAATGGCAGAATGCTGGTGGATGGAGGTGTAATTGATCGAGTGCCGATAACCGTTGCGAAAGAAATGGGGGCTGATCTAGTCCTGGCCATTGATGTAGCGAATTTTGACACCAGAATGAAAGTGTCAAGCATCTTTGATGTGATTGCTCAAACGATAGATGTAATGGAACGTGAAATTTTGCGCCATAGGATGCTATCAGCAGATTTAGTGATCCGTCCAGAGGTAGGTCACATCGGTAGCTTGTCTTTTACACAAATAGAATCAATTGTCGAATTAGGAGAGATAGCGGCTCGAAAGCATATTGATCAAATTAAAGAGATGATAAAGAATTGGGAGGAAACAGATGCAAAACGAAAATCAATCGAACGAGGGATTAAGACGAACTAA
- the ylbJ gene encoding sporulation integral membrane protein YlbJ, which yields MSHRSPYLTISLAILSLLLVFVLIINPEPSFQAAVRGLNIWWEVVFPALLPFIFVSEVLMGVGVVHFIGVLLEPLMRPLFNVPGTGGFVLTMGFSSGYPVAANLTTRLREKGHITKVEGERLVTFATTGDPLFVIGAVAVGFFNSEQLGYVIAFTHYGAAILLGMLYRMYSPVSPITAIYEKSQHPLLYRALQAMHRARLSDNRPFGKLMGDAVQSALQTLMVVGGFIIMFSVLLQMMQTVGITSFLNRVLFLLLGPFGFTDAMGKAGLAGLFEVTMGAQNTSEIQNISMMVKAAITAAIISWGGLSVHAQIASILSKTDISVKPYLIGRAIHAIFAAVLTIVFWKPLTIITQNVNTSIPAFLPSEHLLQAKSWWLIFSQMSTIAACIAIVLFLICFLLHKLWKQ from the coding sequence ATGTCGCATCGTTCTCCTTATCTCACAATTAGTTTAGCGATTTTGTCGCTCCTTTTGGTTTTTGTACTTATTATTAATCCGGAGCCATCCTTTCAAGCTGCCGTTCGCGGCTTAAACATTTGGTGGGAAGTCGTCTTTCCTGCTCTTCTCCCCTTTATATTTGTATCGGAGGTTCTGATGGGAGTTGGTGTTGTTCATTTTATCGGGGTATTACTTGAGCCACTGATGCGTCCTCTCTTCAATGTCCCGGGTACAGGAGGGTTCGTGCTGACAATGGGGTTCTCTTCCGGCTATCCAGTCGCAGCCAATCTAACCACGCGTTTACGAGAGAAAGGCCACATTACAAAAGTTGAAGGGGAAAGGCTCGTTACCTTTGCTACTACGGGAGATCCACTTTTTGTTATCGGTGCAGTAGCCGTTGGTTTTTTTAACAGTGAACAGCTCGGATATGTAATCGCCTTTACCCATTATGGTGCTGCAATCCTACTTGGCATGCTTTATCGTATGTACTCCCCTGTTTCTCCCATAACAGCGATTTATGAAAAATCACAGCATCCCTTACTTTACCGGGCCTTACAAGCTATGCATCGTGCCAGACTCAGTGATAATCGCCCTTTTGGCAAGCTAATGGGAGATGCCGTGCAATCCGCACTACAAACCCTAATGGTGGTCGGGGGCTTTATTATCATGTTTTCGGTCTTGCTTCAAATGATGCAAACCGTTGGCATTACCAGCTTCTTAAACCGGGTTCTCTTTTTATTGCTGGGCCCGTTTGGATTTACAGACGCGATGGGTAAGGCTGGCTTAGCTGGGTTATTTGAAGTAACAATGGGTGCTCAAAATACTAGTGAAATTCAGAATATCTCGATGATGGTCAAAGCAGCTATTACCGCTGCCATCATATCCTGGGGTGGTCTAAGCGTCCATGCGCAAATTGCAAGCATTTTAAGCAAAACGGATATTAGCGTGAAGCCTTATCTCATCGGGCGGGCTATCCATGCTATTTTTGCAGCGGTGCTAACAATCGTATTCTGGAAACCACTTACGATCATCACGCAAAATGTAAATACAAGCATCCCAGCATTTTTACCTAGCGAGCACTTACTTCAGGCTAAATCGTGGTGGCTTATTTTTTCTCAAATGAGCACCATTGCAGCTTGTATCGCAATTGTCTTATTTTTAATTTGTTTTTTATTACACAAGCTTTGGAAGCAATAA
- the coaD gene encoding pantetheine-phosphate adenylyltransferase: MRIAVCPGSFDPVTYGHLDIIKRGAKIFDKVIVAVLVNSNKKPLFTLEERMALLREVTAEYSNVEVDTFNGLLVDYMQRKEARVLLKGLRAVSDFEYEMQMASINRKLDEEIETLFVMTNNQYSFLSSSIVKELAKYDANVTDLVPPIVEQSMRLKFQELQGNS; the protein is encoded by the coding sequence ATGAGAATAGCAGTTTGCCCAGGCAGTTTTGATCCGGTCACGTATGGGCATCTAGATATCATTAAGCGTGGAGCTAAAATTTTTGACAAGGTTATTGTGGCTGTACTGGTTAATTCAAATAAAAAGCCGTTATTTACATTAGAAGAGCGCATGGCATTATTACGTGAAGTAACAGCCGAGTATTCTAATGTAGAGGTAGATACCTTTAATGGCTTGTTGGTTGATTATATGCAAAGAAAAGAGGCTCGGGTCTTGTTAAAGGGCTTACGGGCAGTATCTGATTTTGAATATGAAATGCAGATGGCCTCTATTAATCGCAAGCTGGATGAGGAGATTGAAACACTGTTTGTCATGACAAATAATCAATATTCTTTCTTAAGCTCAAGCATCGTAAAGGAGCTTGCCAAGTATGATGCCAATGTAACTGATTTGGTACCCCCGATTGTAGAGCAATCGATGCGGTTAAAGTTTCAGGAATTACAGGGAAACAGCTAG
- the rsmD gene encoding 16S rRNA (guanine(966)-N(2))-methyltransferase RsmD — MRVISGEHRGRSLAAVPGTSTRPTTDKVKESIFNMIGPYFDGEWALDLYAGTGGLGIEALSRGAAKAIFVDRDNKAFNTVKQNLKTLRLDEQAEVYKIDSARALKVLSTRGVQFDLVFLDPPYAKQKLEQEIEQLQQLHMVAADAWIVTEHDAKLTLPEQIGMCEQYRCSTYGDTRVTIYRYIVEGDS; from the coding sequence ATGAGAGTGATTTCAGGAGAACATAGAGGTCGTTCGCTAGCTGCCGTGCCTGGTACAAGCACAAGGCCCACAACAGACAAAGTAAAGGAATCCATCTTTAACATGATCGGACCATATTTTGATGGGGAATGGGCGTTGGATCTATATGCAGGGACAGGAGGCTTAGGGATTGAAGCTCTTAGTCGGGGTGCTGCAAAGGCCATTTTTGTAGACAGAGACAACAAAGCTTTTAACACGGTCAAACAAAATCTTAAAACCTTGCGATTGGATGAGCAGGCAGAGGTTTATAAAATCGATTCAGCACGTGCCCTTAAGGTGCTTTCTACTCGTGGGGTGCAATTTGATTTAGTATTTCTTGATCCTCCTTATGCAAAGCAAAAGCTTGAGCAAGAGATTGAACAACTCCAACAATTACATATGGTAGCCGCTGATGCTTGGATTGTCACCGAGCATGATGCTAAGCTAACTTTACCTGAACAGATTGGAATGTGTGAGCAATATCGTTGCTCTACTTATGGAGATACGAGGGTTACTATTTATCGCTATATAGTGGAAGGAGATTCCTAG
- a CDS encoding Ku protein — protein MHTVWKGSISFGLVNIPVRMFTATEDRDIRFRQLHKECHTPIRYSKVCPTCDREVASDEIIKGYEYEKGNFVMIQDEDLDKIAPETKRAIEIVDFVQLSEIDPIYFDKSYYLSPQETGEKAYSLLRVALQQTGKIAIARITLRNKESLAVLRIYQNGMVLETIFYPDEVRSLAQVPALPQADAPLVESELAMAIQLVESMSRPFHPEQYQDTYRQHLQELITKKLEGKEVATAPSAPRANVIDLMQALKESLAQAEAPQELATKETNENRDIVERYPEPRPIAQNPKKKSKASTTAATTKLTPDTSTTSVTKALRRKKTQTPNAKS, from the coding sequence TTGCACACCGTTTGGAAAGGTTCCATTAGTTTTGGTTTAGTGAATATCCCTGTTCGTATGTTTACAGCAACAGAAGACCGCGATATTCGTTTTCGTCAATTGCATAAGGAGTGCCACACGCCCATTCGGTACTCCAAGGTTTGCCCAACCTGTGACCGTGAAGTAGCTTCCGATGAAATCATAAAAGGATACGAATATGAAAAAGGTAATTTTGTTATGATTCAAGACGAGGATTTGGACAAAATCGCCCCCGAAACAAAACGGGCTATTGAAATTGTCGATTTCGTACAACTGTCAGAAATTGACCCCATTTACTTCGATAAAAGCTACTACCTCTCTCCACAGGAAACAGGGGAAAAGGCTTATTCCCTCTTACGGGTCGCTTTGCAGCAGACCGGTAAAATCGCAATTGCTAGAATCACCTTGCGTAATAAAGAAAGCCTGGCCGTATTACGTATATATCAAAATGGTATGGTGTTAGAAACGATCTTCTATCCAGATGAGGTACGCTCCTTAGCTCAAGTACCAGCTCTCCCTCAAGCAGATGCGCCACTAGTCGAGAGTGAGCTAGCTATGGCCATTCAATTAGTTGAAAGCATGTCTCGTCCCTTCCACCCTGAACAATACCAAGATACGTATCGACAGCATCTACAAGAGCTCATTACGAAAAAACTGGAAGGGAAAGAGGTGGCAACAGCGCCTTCCGCACCACGCGCTAATGTCATTGATCTCATGCAGGCATTAAAGGAAAGCTTGGCTCAAGCTGAAGCCCCTCAAGAGCTGGCAACAAAAGAAACAAATGAGAATCGTGACATCGTGGAACGATATCCTGAGCCGCGGCCTATTGCTCAGAATCCCAAAAAGAAAAGCAAAGCATCTACAACTGCTGCTACAACGAAGCTAACCCCTGATACAAGCACTACCAGTGTAACAAAAGCCTTGCGACGAAAGAAAACACAGACACCGAATGCGAAATCATAA
- a CDS encoding glutathione peroxidase: MSIFDFSVQTMHEETVSLERYKGKVLLIVNTASKCGFTPQYTDLQKLYDRYRDDGLEILGFPCNQFEQQEPGNNKEIAQFCELNYGVNFPVFAKTDVKGTNANPLFRYLCQQIPFAGFDESQASGRLLHMFLQEKFPETLMDDSIKWNFTKFLVDREGKVVGRFESPVEPMDLEAPIKDVL, encoded by the coding sequence TTGAGCATTTTTGATTTTTCCGTACAAACAATGCATGAGGAAACGGTGTCATTAGAACGTTATAAAGGGAAGGTCTTACTTATTGTTAATACAGCTAGCAAATGTGGCTTTACACCGCAATATACAGATTTACAGAAGCTGTACGATCGTTACCGAGATGATGGTTTAGAAATTTTAGGATTTCCTTGCAATCAATTTGAGCAACAAGAACCAGGAAATAACAAGGAAATTGCTCAGTTTTGCGAGTTGAATTATGGGGTGAATTTTCCGGTATTTGCGAAAACGGATGTAAAGGGAACGAATGCGAATCCGCTCTTTCGTTATCTATGTCAGCAAATCCCATTTGCTGGCTTTGATGAGTCACAGGCATCTGGTCGACTTTTACATATGTTTTTACAAGAAAAATTTCCTGAGACTTTGATGGATGACTCTATAAAATGGAATTTCACAAAATTTTTAGTGGATCGAGAAGGGAAGGTAGTGGGGCGTTTTGAGTCGCCTGTTGAGCCAATGGATTTAGAAGCTCCAATTAAGGATGTATTATAG
- a CDS encoding YhbD family protein, whose protein sequence is MLSKKQLLEQTGISYGQLYRWKRKNLIPEDWFIRKSTFTGQETFFPKQEILHRVNKILSLKDDLSLDELANMFSPIPLDHAMNRQTILSRNIVTQTSLELYEECFAKQQEYSFEIVLSLYAVDQLLLSGECSREEAKTVLRTYATNYASLQGKTAELILVRKMGVSICLITSSSEELFWEEHARIVTRLSLPVLLENLKQKWDILKEEL, encoded by the coding sequence TTGCTTTCAAAAAAACAATTGCTAGAGCAAACCGGAATCTCCTACGGCCAGCTTTACCGCTGGAAACGTAAAAATTTAATTCCCGAGGACTGGTTTATTCGCAAGTCAACCTTTACAGGGCAGGAGACTTTTTTCCCTAAGCAGGAGATCCTGCATCGAGTGAACAAAATTCTAAGTCTGAAGGATGATCTGTCACTAGATGAGTTGGCAAATATGTTCTCTCCTATTCCTTTAGATCATGCAATGAATAGACAAACGATCCTTTCTCGAAACATTGTTACACAAACTTCACTTGAGCTATATGAGGAATGCTTTGCCAAGCAGCAGGAATACTCTTTTGAAATCGTCTTGTCCTTGTATGCTGTTGATCAATTACTGCTCAGCGGTGAGTGTAGTCGAGAAGAAGCCAAAACCGTTCTGCGCACCTATGCAACTAACTATGCTTCCTTACAGGGGAAAACGGCTGAACTTATTCTTGTTAGAAAAATGGGCGTATCCATCTGTTTAATCACATCATCTTCTGAAGAACTATTTTGGGAAGAGCATGCTCGAATTGTTACCCGTCTTTCTCTTCCTGTTTTACTTGAAAATTTGAAGCAGAAATGGGACATACTCAAGGAGGAATTGTAA
- a CDS encoding polymer-forming cytoskeletal protein has product MSRKEPDDLVINGSMKIPGGTFHSVKIAGSAKITSDLVCKEFSCAGHATVDGDVESETFVVRGNSSVHGSVESQILKISGNTKVNGQVKGQEINIDGSILVDGSCHAEEMRVRGYTKIAGDCEAESFQTYGCFQIEGLLNAGRIYIQPSGECRAKEIGGEHIEVKRRGSFLPSLLRPFFSNSLTTHIIEGDDIYLEDTKATIVRGNHITLGPGCDIQLVEYKTSLICDDKANVREKVQQQ; this is encoded by the coding sequence ATGTCAAGAAAAGAACCCGATGATCTCGTAATCAATGGTTCCATGAAAATACCTGGAGGAACTTTTCATTCTGTCAAAATAGCTGGTAGTGCAAAAATCACGTCTGATCTTGTATGTAAGGAATTTTCTTGCGCGGGGCATGCTACTGTGGATGGAGATGTTGAGTCTGAAACCTTTGTCGTTCGAGGCAACTCCTCGGTTCATGGAAGCGTAGAAAGTCAAATCTTGAAAATTAGTGGGAATACAAAAGTCAATGGTCAGGTTAAAGGTCAGGAAATTAACATTGATGGCAGTATTTTGGTTGATGGCTCCTGCCATGCAGAAGAGATGAGAGTACGTGGCTATACTAAAATTGCTGGCGATTGTGAAGCAGAGTCCTTTCAGACGTATGGCTGCTTTCAAATAGAAGGATTACTAAATGCGGGACGAATTTATATTCAGCCAAGCGGTGAATGCAGAGCAAAAGAAATAGGCGGGGAGCATATAGAAGTAAAACGACGCGGCTCCTTTCTGCCTTCCCTTCTTCGCCCGTTTTTTTCCAACAGTCTAACTACACATATTATCGAAGGCGACGATATTTATTTAGAAGACACCAAAGCCACCATTGTCCGTGGCAATCATATCACCTTAGGTCCAGGATGCGACATCCAGCTCGTAGAATACAAAACGAGCCTTATTTGCGATGATAAAGCAAATGTGAGGGAAAAAGTTCAGCAGCAATAA
- a CDS encoding RNA ligase family protein, translating to MNPIIPFEPTICESIPQGSEWIAQIKWDGVRILTYFDGQQVQLFNRRGNERTWHYPEITNIATYSSATSLILDGEVISLGSTGKPSFHEVMRRDGIRRLEKVSHIKSQVPITYMIFDILFVNGDWVNHLPLRDRMELLQQWIKPSEHIQLVTSHPDGHALYKVVQEHQLEGIVLKDLTSSYLINGKDKRWQKKKYYRDLIAVIGGVTFRDQVVNSLLLGLYTPDGHLHYIGHAGTGKLTNADWLALTQVIKPLLQKEMPFINRPDRYKDASWLSPELTVKVHFAEWTSGLTLRQPSIQAFVDVPAQSCRFDV from the coding sequence ATGAACCCAATCATCCCATTTGAACCAACCATTTGTGAAAGTATTCCTCAAGGCTCTGAATGGATAGCTCAGATTAAATGGGACGGTGTTCGCATCTTAACCTATTTTGACGGTCAACAGGTTCAGCTATTTAACAGAAGAGGCAACGAAAGAACCTGGCACTACCCTGAAATCACAAATATAGCTACGTATAGTTCAGCCACTTCCCTTATTTTGGACGGTGAAGTAATTTCCCTTGGTTCTACAGGAAAACCATCCTTTCATGAAGTAATGCGTAGAGATGGAATTCGCCGTCTTGAAAAGGTATCTCATATAAAATCCCAGGTTCCCATTACTTATATGATCTTTGATATCCTATTTGTTAATGGGGACTGGGTCAATCATCTTCCCCTACGCGATCGAATGGAACTGCTACAGCAGTGGATCAAGCCTTCTGAGCATATTCAGCTGGTAACCAGTCATCCCGACGGACATGCACTATATAAGGTTGTACAAGAACATCAATTAGAGGGCATTGTTCTAAAAGATCTAACAAGTAGCTACCTTATCAATGGAAAGGATAAGCGTTGGCAAAAGAAAAAATACTACCGTGATCTGATTGCTGTTATAGGCGGTGTTACGTTTCGCGATCAGGTGGTTAACTCGCTTCTATTAGGACTCTACACACCCGATGGTCATTTACACTATATTGGTCATGCTGGTACAGGAAAACTGACAAATGCAGATTGGTTAGCATTAACACAGGTTATCAAGCCTCTCCTTCAAAAGGAGATGCCCTTCATAAATCGACCAGATCGGTATAAGGATGCCAGTTGGCTTTCACCTGAACTAACGGTAAAAGTGCATTTTGCTGAGTGGACAAGCGGTTTAACATTGCGACAACCAAGTATTCAAGCCTTTGTCGATGTACCAGCTCAGTCATGTCGATTTGATGTGTAA